CTCCGACTTAAATAATGATTGGTCCCTAAAGGTCCATTCCTTgacactttaaaaaaaaaatcatgttcatCTTAATACTTGCAATCCTGGGCATCTGTTTGTAATAAAATGTAGAGagtatttttattgcaatttgaAGGACAAATAAATGCAAATAATGACAATATAATATTTGAGTATTTatcaaatcagtggatagcaatgttcgcgcgttttgattggctcccgtaacttggaatatccttggatgtTCACtcttgcgaacggagagaaaaatggcgcgtcgtttcgcagaaaaagaaattgtggccattaatgaaacagcatttttttatccattttaTTTGGTAAATAATAAGACAACATTCCGGAAGACTTGAGATGCCGGACCATTCAAATCGCGGATTCCTGTTGGGATTTCTCGTTTTCCTGAGCACGATTATTGATTCCTTTGTCAATCTCTTTGCATTTCACTTCAGTGCTTTGACTCCCTGATTGTGACTTGAAGCCTAAATAAGATTTAACAGAAATTATTTACTTGTAGGTTGCATTAaaatgttaataatatacatgaaaaagtttatccattctgattggctgaaagcagtgcagtttttttttttcataaacagtgcaaaaaagagtTAATTAATTCTCGCTTTTGATTGGTTACTAAACAACAAGGTTTGGTCAGGAGCAaccaaatcttttgctttcaaatcaaacGCGCACCCTGGATGGCtcaattgatggcgcaatttttccctgattgggTGATACGCGTGTGTTTCCTCTGCGTAACCATCTTGCATTTTTtcatgcaatttggaataaatcagcacgagtaaatttttcaaagaccccgaattttgttagtctttgaaaagtttactcgtgcttatttataccaaattgcactcgaaatcgtGTGTTTACCTGTATAAATAGTATACCTACGAGTCTTAACATACGTCAAAGAAATCTATCAAAGTGtgcgccgcacgtgcagcacgattattttcctaAGTCATCCAATCAAATTGTTGCGGTTGCATTCTTCTAATTAGAAGTCGGTTTTAAACCAATTGCAGAGCGGAACACGAGCGCACATGCCTTTTTTCCTACACGTGCCAGCAAGTAGCACACGCGCAAGGGTTTGgccaaatgaaatttgaaaacgtGGCCGACAGAAACGTTGGAATCCTCTTGCAAACTGGCGTTCATCGTAAAAAGCCTATCCAAATAAACTTCGCCGAAGAAATAGAGAGCTCTTTCCCTAATGAACGTTTCTGGTGTTTCCTTAATTGTGAGAAAAATTAACGCAGATGATTTTTTAATCGATTTACtgtctttaaggttaatttttttagtaTCTCTTTTCAGCTACTAAAATGACTACGGTGACAAAACTGTCgcaaatttacatatttaacaatgaaaaacagtagttttgcacctGAGTTTTGTGCATTTCAAAGCCGTTCTAGTTCTTTTAAGACATGAAATGagctgttttgtagttgtgaaAACGACGTGAGCATTTAACTACAAATCAGTTTTTTCCACCTTCTtcttatctccaaaccgctcataCCAATTTAAGTCTCAATCGACGAGCCATACGATTTGGAACTGAAACCAGAAACGATCGAACAAAAGCGGAGTTCTCAGCTGACTTTCTCGCTGTGGTCGTCGAGGGAGCTTGAGCACGCgcgattttgagacgcggacgaaaagtggaagtgagctgttttgcCTTATAACTCGTCTTTACACCATCACATTTACAATGCTAAGTACCTTTTCTCGATTATGGATGATTAGTATAAAAATGAGAGAGACACCACTATCCTGGCACATGGAATGTTCttttccggttgccgtccgcgtctcaaaaacacTCGTGCTATTTAAAGCTCCTTTTTCAAATCAAAACCTTTTGTTTTGCGCTTACCTGTAACTTGAACCGGCTGGTTGTCTTGAGTGCGCCAGCTATTTAGAGACTTGCTTGGAAGGTTTCTAGCTGGCCTGAAGACCAGGATATAGACTTTAGGTACCAAAATACACAGCAAAAGGGTTGTAGCGTTCAACGTTGTATTTATGCTGATAGTTATAGTAGCGTAATCTTTGTTAACGCCAAATTGTACAGGAAGGAACGAAACCCAGATAATACAAGTTGTGTACATTGCAAAAGCGATGTACCTTGCTTCGTTAAAATTCTCTGGCGTTTTACGTGTTCGAAAAGCGTAAACTGTACACAGCAAGATGATACAAGAATTGTACGTCAAAGTGTACACAATGTCATAGATCTGAATGTTGCATATGAACAAGACATCCTTCTTCGTGGGATCCGCAAAAATTGCCTCAGGAGGCCATTTTGCGAGGCTGATTCCGGCAAACACAATGTCAATGGAGATGAAAACTACAAGTATGGCAATTTGGGATGCCGGTTTGATAAGCATGGGTGGCTTTGTGGAACGAATGCCCCTTTCGAAAATCCTAGCAATCCTATTGGTCCTTATCAAAACCGCCGCATAGCACAAGCAGAAAGAAAATCCCATGCCAAAACGCTGGATGACGCAAACCGTGACCGAAGGCTCAgccagtaaaaagaaagaagaaacgtAACACGACAACAAACCGAACACCAGTGCGCATGTCAGCTCCCTTCCGGAGGCTTTCACCACTGGGGTGTCTTTGTTGACGATGAATAAAACACTTACTGCCAGTGTGCAAATGATACCCAGGCTGGCGATAATCATAACCATGATGAACCAGCTCTGGGCAATATGGCGTCGAGGCAACGATTCACAGCCAGTCTTCTCTGGGTTGGCTCGTTCACCTTGCTCACACGTCTTGCAGGTTAGGCCGTCTAAAAATAAATAGCAAGTATATGAGACTGGCTGGTGAGATCATGAAGCGATCTCCATCTTGTCAACTTGaattgacaattttttgtttgGTAACATTGGGTTATGACAGAATGCTTTTATTCTCTAATTTCGACGAGAGAAAGAGAGCGAGCGAAATGCACGCACACGCACGAGGGGAATGTCGCCTCGCGCGTCCTCTGAGTCTCGCACGTGTGCGTGTGCGCGTGTTTTGCTAGCTCTTTTGCGTTAGaaattagctcttattaaccgagcaggaggtctgtatgggagaatcttgaccgaggtcgtaagtacagaccgaacgcagtgaggtctgtacacacgaccgaggtcaagattctcccatacagaccgacttagctcggttaataagatgtttattttatggcaaacacaagaacaatttatttatttcatgtaattggtttgtactaactgacattttgcttgcgaacggcaataagccgaatttaattctttcaaagtttgctcgtcctctttactgtttttttttttctcatcagctctttggaacttacaggagtatatatttttagaaaactgtcaataattttacattttacctttcaactttttcactccaaaacattaccggtctagatgccggtctagatgggaaaatctagaccgcgggcaatatccgtttcagccacccagcaatttcgcagtttttgatgtctgatattcccttcaatactgcttgcaaagagctgaaaattgcacaaattgctcaaattaatcagctctttcaactcttACATTTAtatcatatatacggccactgcttctattaggtaagtcgtatgctaatgagcaaaaatgtaaacaatgacgtcagcaaagattcgcctgtaagcaacagggagcttaagcagaaACGATGACAAcggcaaagaaaacgtcacttgaaaataaacatttgggaagtgGTGACTACTTTTTGATTATTGCTTTTTCCTCGCATCCTTTGTTGTTGACAGAGCTCGCTGCAAATGGACGGGTAGAAGCGCCTttaaagtaaatatagagaatgaaagatttctgTTGTGTGCTTACGTTGCCGTTAAAACcctaaatttggaaatttcacgttgtcatttggcagattacgtcaaagaatgctactaaagtgcgtgccgcacgtgtagcacgattattgtTCCTCATTCAACAAATCAGATCATGATTTTCTTGCATTGTTGTCGCAGTTGccttcgtccttgcttaagctccctaataattcTGTATCTTAAACAACTAATCCAAGTGATGACTTCTCTGAAATCATCGCGGAGCTCAAGGAAAGGCGACATCggcggcagcgagaacgtcactGAAATATTCGCAAAGcaccattgcgcaaatgtttatatTTGGGTGACATTTCATTTGCCATAGCCGTCATGGTCGCTAAAGCTCCCCTATCCTTCATTTACGCCTGTGATTACCTTGCACATAGTTATTCTCGGGACATTCTTGACATGTCCAACAACATGTTCTCTCGTAGTCAAATACTTTGTAATTTCCCGCACGACAGGTTTCACCGCAATACGACAATGGAATCGCTCTATTTCTACCGCCTTTTAAAAGTTCGGTAGCATTGTAGAGATACTCGTTCCACGAGGCAACCTTCTCGTATTTTCCGCCTATCAACCGATAAATGTCGTATTTCCCAGGGACGTTTCCGTTGCTGTCAAACGTGACAGGACCTGTCATGCCAGTGAAGCTGACGTTGAACAGGACATCTCTAAAATTCTTGCTATCAAAGTTTTGCATCCAATTGGAACACAGTCCTTGTTGTGAAGGACAGAGATTCTTGTACACCGTGGCCAAGGCATGCGCAATAGCGTAAACCGCATCGATCACAAACGGCACTTTGTCGTCAATGCGCATGTCCACGTTTTTCAGAGAGTGCTCTGCGCAATTGGGTTCGTTTTGCTTCAAGCTGCAGTGAAACTGCTTTTCCCAGAAGCTGTTAAACCAGGGATTCAATCGGCTGTGATTGCCAGGTTTTAGAGAAGTGAAGTACTCTTTGAAGGAAGGAAAGCTTGCCTCTGTAAGGCTTATCGTAATCGCACCTTCAGCGAATTCCTCGAGGCCTTTAatcgttttcctttttgttcccCAGGAATCGCTAGCAACCCAGATGAACCTGCCTACAGGGGTTTTGTTGCGCTTTGCCTCTTCAAGGATTCTTCTGGCGTCGGCATAAGTGCAAAACAGCACAATTCCGCGAGTGTTTCGACGTTTGGAAAAGTCTTTAAACATGGCTTTGATGCCTTTGTCGCCACTCAGACCTCCCTCGATTTTAAATGACCCGGCAATGCAAATGTTAGCCGCCCTTGCCCCTGTGATGAATTCCCTGATTCCCCGGTCCCCGTAGACTCCCTCTGAACTAACGGCAAACACGGAGGACCAATTCAATGCATGCACAACATCCACCATGGCGCGCGCCTGGTAGTTGTCCGGAGGCACTGTTCGCACGAAATAATCGTACTTCGATTTGTCACTTAGGTCAGGAGTCGTTGAGGCGTAGCTTACTTGAGGTAGTTTAAACAGCCGTAACAGGTTCGCCACTTGGACAGAAACAGAGCTTGCCGCAGCACCAACAACCCCAACCAGTACGTTGTCTATCTTCTTGGGTAAAACTGGCTTTGAAAATGGACTCTGACTATTAACGGGGTTGCTTTTTGCCATGACAAACTTTAATGACTGTTCCAAAGCTCTCATGTACGAACCACAAGTGTCATAGGCTACCAGTCCCAATGTGATGTTGGAGAGCAGATTGGCATCTTTGTTGATCTCATCCACTGCAAAGATCATTGCCTCCAGTCTATGAATGCCTCGCTCGACATTCAAACTTCCGCAAGTTAGACCATGATCTGTGACATTCTTGCTGTGGACTGGAAACAGTCCACCCAGGACAAAGTGTGGTTCCGTATCGCTCGGAAATTTAGCTCTAGTGAAGCCGTCATCACCATCTTGTGCGCGTGTTGTATTTCTTGGATAACCGGATGAAGAGGCCAAAATTTGACCAAAGTACAAGCTTGAAAATAGTGACACGAAGAGTGCAAAGTTGACACAAACTTTTAAACTGTTTACGTAGTCAAGGCCCAAAGTAGGCATTTTAGCGACATGAAAGATAGTGATAAATTTTGAAGTTTCGTTTAAACAATCCGCAACGTGCTCACTTTGATCTAAGAAGCAGCCCTTGCTTTTGTCGTAGAATATGCAAACACTGGCGGCTCTGTAATCGGAGTGGAGGTTTGAGGCACCTAAACCAAAGTAAACAATCCATTAGGTTAACATCTGGACGACatgtttcttttgatatttaaaaggaTGTTATGAATTTcttcaaatgttgaatttgcgcAATTTAGACTCTTTTCGGTAACAAAACTTAGTCGATCACAAATTACAGTCTAACCATTGTAGGGTGCTGAATATGTGATAGTCTACGATTTGCTTGACTTGTGAGGCATAACTTCAAAACAAGGCAAACCGTCTTCTTTCATAACACTTAACGAAAACCGCCTTTCTGTCTAATTCCATTAAGTGTCGTTTACTGCGGAGTGAAAAACTAATTAATATTTAACGTAATCGATAAGTTCAAGTAATTTACAAAAGCCTTTAGAGATGGCAACAGAAGTTGTTTTCAAAAACTTAAGCACATGAATAATTCTTAGCTTAATTTGAATCCTTTTCTAGCCTTAAATTCCAATTGGCGTTCGCTGGTGATGCGTTTGTAAAAAGGCATCAGCAAGACTCGGTGTCCATTCCATTCTCGCAACATCAAATAGAATTACAGATGGGTGACCTAACAATCTCTTTTCTTTACTGCTTCAGGCGACAACTGTGATATCAATTCAGGGAAAAATGCAACTTACATTTTGACGAAATAACCTCGAAAGCTCTGCAGGAGTGCAGACCTAACCTAACAGACGGACACGggagaaaatatttattttttgagcaGAAAATATAGCTTTCGTCAATAATTAACTTCACTGTGAAATAAACAAGAAACTCAAAGCGTACGAATTGATTCAAGTTTcgccttctttcttttcttgaaaagTCACATTTTATTGTCAATTTCTTGAGCAAGTTTTGCCAGGTTTACTTCGCTCACGAATAATAAAGGCGAGAGCTTTATCTGACGATTTGCAAATCAACGATTATAAAGTTAAAGACAAAGTCTGGAAgctgttgaaaaattaattactTGGCACGCATTGCAGACCTTTTTGCAGAAAGATTTATTAAAGAGCTAATTTCTGCCTCGCAAACAAGAGGAGTTTTTTCTGTCGTCTCATAGCAAAAACAGTCCACCGACGGAGCAATTTTCTCAGCTGATAAAGGTTGCTAGGACGCCCACTAAAGGCGTTACTACATTGCGTATTATCTGAGTCTCCTGAATTCCATTCGCGTGAGCAATGAGTATCTTCTTACCAATGCTTGTCGTAATACTCTTTTAGCTTAAAAGACGTCTTGGccagttttctttcttttccagtAAATCCGAAAGAATGCTATGTAAACATGTTTGTCGCAAAAGTAAATACTGAGAAAAGATAATTCCCTCAAATTATGGCGGACACGGATCTAAAACTATCATTCTCTGCCTCCCGTTAAGATGGAGTCGCACGTCTCTTCTAAAAGGCTTCACTAAACTTCACTTTAAAACTGTTTGAAATTACGAATCATGAGAAACAGAGACACGAGAGAGACCTCATCAGTATCAATCGACTTTCTTCCAGTTAGAGGCGAGATATCACTCAACCACAGCCAGAGTTTCCATGAATTATACATTGAATTTTGAGTTGTAAGCTACCTGAAATTCCGCGTCAATTTATATCTCTCCCTCTGCAGCACAGTGTTGCGATGACCGTATGGAGAATGAAAGACTCGAGAAACAGCCTGATGTCTTTGTTTGAAAGCACATGGTGAACgtgaaagaaaaacttgcaattttattttgtgtgcgagcattatttattaatttaattgacttGTGCATTTAGTTCGTtagataacgtcttaattttactttgcattattttcctcactcatatacatgtgttgtccgtaactgtgctcacattgtgggtggctcctcctgaaatgttctacagttggtataggatttaatggagccgaaaccaactgtggaattgcacacattttaggcatcctactgatgaacagttgcagcaccgttatatttttagcaactactataatttgcagtctgtccactttgaattctCATCAAAATGTGAACGGACACACGACGAAAAAACCTGAAAAATCTACTTCAAGTATGACTCTCGAAAGTAAGCGGGAAAATGGATGAAATTCTATTTTTCCCACTGAGGAAGTcattagtattttgaaaaacaataacttttaaaagttttttttcttcctcgaTTTATGCAATGACTCCCTTCTTTTCTTCTGTCATCTTAGACTGTGTGCGAACCGGACGTTTTAAACGAGAATTTTTCCAATCGACGAATAGTCCTATtgggctaactcaatgttgtacccaattcagatctctcggGGCTAAGGTTCTTTGTATGTTTTATTTGCATGATAACACAGCATtaacatttaaatgatatggaaatacttaGAACaattcgttttattcccaaaggatttgaattggggacaacattgagttagccgaataggtctattatttagtatttttaaaaaaattttcaaaggtttccATCTTCACCGATTCATTTTAATTTTCGCTGTCATCTCAAGGTGgtcaagtaaagcaaaaattagACAGATTCTAAAGGTAGTCTTCTTGAAAGTTTAAAAGAAAGCTTTGTACTAATTCCCAGTCGACAGCTCGTAAAGGGAGATTTTAAATTTTGCCAGTGAGTAATTTTCTTTACCAAATGCTCGTCCACATGAATTATTGAACTCCTAATTGTTGACTTctgaaagaaaaatcgattgaaaAACTCTGGTATGTccatcattttgaaaaaaagtgaaaatgaaacatttatgAAAACTGTCATAGAGAAATTAAATGTTAACAAAACGTCCGGCCTTATCCGGGGGCACTTTCTATATGTTAGAACCACAAACGAAAAACACGTTTTGCAGAAGCGAGAGAGTTGCTTACAACAAAAATGGCCATCCTTCCAGGGCATTTTGGCAGTACTACGTTTCATTCACGGGGTTTTCTTGCAACAACTCGTTTCGCAAAATTAACACCTTAATATTAGCATAAGAAGTAATCCCACCGGTTTCAGTCAACAGGAGTTTTGATGGGTGGTGCTAAATACGAAAGATTAACTGCTTTGGAAAAGTCGATGACAAACGCAAATTGAAATGACCATTTCCACCAATGGTTACCCGTCCAATAGTTTTGTACAACATAAAAGCTAGAGGCAACGATACTCCACGCATCTAAAGCAGGAAAAAGTTCGCAGAAACATGAGTGGTAAGACGAATTTTTGGAAATTAATGAAGCCTTAACTTCCACCCATATTGTCATATTTTCTACAGCTGAAAATACAATAAAAGACCTGCCACCACAGGTAGCGAAAGCTAATCGACGCGGGCCAAGAGtaagaaaaataaaggaaatttAACATTTGATGATAGATTCTAAGCTGTCAAAAGTCACTATCAAGTTCATTGTCTGCAATTTATCGCCGACCCTTGATGAGTAACTCCTGCTGACATTTCTGTTCGTTCAAAAGCcgttcctaaaaaaaaaaaaaccttagaTAGAAAagtcttttccttttcttttcgaGGAGAAAAACGTGCCATTACAGACACCAATTTGGCATCAGAAAAACGAGACTTAAGGCCATTGTTTCCATTTCCATATTCGAGTCTCAACGCAACAAACAAAATGATAACTGAGTAAGTATCTCACCTAATCGGACTTCTGTTCACATGTAAATTCGCTTTGGAAAACACAGTTTGTCCAGCAGGCTTCTTAAAAATGATCCGCGTCACCGTCGACTCAATAgagcgttttcactcacgtgacccGCGGACATGTTAATTTCACAccacaaaaggaaaaatttgcatgaaaatgaaGTTGAATTACCAGTGGTTTAGTTTGGTAAACCAACAGCTGGTCCTCTCCAAAAACGTAATGATTTTCTGTTTATCTATGTCATTTTATACTGTTCGATTCATGTTCTTTTTTCGAGACGGAACCCCATTgtgtaaacaataaaaaatgaaaagtccCCATTGCTCAATAAAAGACGAATGGGGTTCGGTTTTGTTGACCTTGTGCATTCAAGAATTGGCTTTTGTTGACGAGCACGCATTCGCACATCTGACGTTGTtcacacaaaaacaaagtttcGTTACCATTCCACTTCgttaaaaggaaaagaagaccCTAAATTAATGTCAACTttgaacagaaaagaaaaatgtccaTCCTTAGGATGAAACAGTTCTCCATAAGATGATTTTATTTAAGGGTATTATCTCTTGAAGTTATGGTTCGCTCAAAATGTCTTGTCTTGTTGTGTGAGAACATTTACACATCACATGGCATTTCGTGGCCTATAACGTGAATTAGATTACAGCCTCCGTAGGGAAGGGGGGGGAGGGTGGGGAGTCATAGTGGCCCGCACCTTTCACTCCCAGTTCCCTTCTTTTTGCCGCAGAAGGGGACATTTTATGACCAACAACATCAAATCGGTGGCGGGAGGGAGTTTGAGCAAGGACGATGCCAACGGCAAAGGCAACGACGGCGCcggaaaacaatgatctgattggttgaacgaggaaaaaataatcgtgctgcacgtgcggcacgcacttgagtacaattctttgacgtaatctgccaa
Above is a genomic segment from Acropora muricata isolate sample 2 chromosome 1, ASM3666990v1, whole genome shotgun sequence containing:
- the LOC136909188 gene encoding metabotropic glutamate receptor 3-like isoform X3, with amino-acid sequence MPTLGLDYVNSLKVCVNFALFVSLFSSLYFGQILASSSGYPRNTTRAQDGDDGFTRAKFPSDTEPHFVLGGLFPVHSKNVTDHGLTCGSLNVERGIHRLEAMIFAVDEINKDANLLSNITLGLVAYDTCGSYMRALEQSLKFVMAKSNPVNSQSPFSKPVLPKKIDNVLVGVVGAAASSVSVQVANLLRLFKLPQVSYASTTPDLSDKSKYDYFVRTVPPDNYQARAMVDVVHALNWSSVFAVSSEGVYGDRGIREFITGARAANICIAGSFKIEGGLSGDKGIKAMFKDFSKRRNTRGIVLFCTYADARRILEEAKRNKTPVGRFIWVASDSWGTKRKTIKGLEEFAEGAITISLTEASFPSFKEYFTSLKPGNHSRLNPWFNSFWEKQFHCSLKQNEPNCAEHSLKNVDMRIDDKVPFVIDAVYAIAHALATVYKNLCPSQQGLCSNWMQNFDSKNFRDVLFNVSFTGMTGPVTFDSNGNVPGKYDIYRLIGGKYEKVASWNEYLYNATELLKGGRNRAIPLSYCGETCRAGNYKVFDYERTCCWTCQECPENNYVQDGLTCKTCEQGERANPEKTGCESLPRRHIAQSWFIMVMIIASLGIICTLAVSVLFIVNKDTPVVKASGRELTCALVFGLLSCYVSSFFLLAEPSVTVCVIQRFGMGFSFCLCYAAVLIRTNRIARIFERGIRSTKPPMLIKPASQIAILVVFISIDIVFAGISLAKWPPEAIFADPTKKDVLFICNIQIYDIVYTLTYNSCIILLCTVYAFRTRKTPENFNEARYIAFAMYTTCIIWVSFLPVQFGVNKDYATITISINTTLNATTLLLCILVPKVYILVFRPARNLPSKSLNSWRTQDNQPVQVTGFKSQSGSQSTEVKCKEIDKGINNRAQENEKSQQESAI
- the LOC136909188 gene encoding metabotropic glutamate receptor 3-like isoform X1, whose amino-acid sequence is MSKWFGWNFLEGASNLHSDYRAASVCIFYDKSKGCFLDQSEHVADCLNETSKFITIFHVAKMPTLGLDYVNSLKVCVNFALFVSLFSSLYFGQILASSSGYPRNTTRAQDGDDGFTRAKFPSDTEPHFVLGGLFPVHSKNVTDHGLTCGSLNVERGIHRLEAMIFAVDEINKDANLLSNITLGLVAYDTCGSYMRALEQSLKFVMAKSNPVNSQSPFSKPVLPKKIDNVLVGVVGAAASSVSVQVANLLRLFKLPQVSYASTTPDLSDKSKYDYFVRTVPPDNYQARAMVDVVHALNWSSVFAVSSEGVYGDRGIREFITGARAANICIAGSFKIEGGLSGDKGIKAMFKDFSKRRNTRGIVLFCTYADARRILEEAKRNKTPVGRFIWVASDSWGTKRKTIKGLEEFAEGAITISLTEASFPSFKEYFTSLKPGNHSRLNPWFNSFWEKQFHCSLKQNEPNCAEHSLKNVDMRIDDKVPFVIDAVYAIAHALATVYKNLCPSQQGLCSNWMQNFDSKNFRDVLFNVSFTGMTGPVTFDSNGNVPGKYDIYRLIGGKYEKVASWNEYLYNATELLKGGRNRAIPLSYCGETCRAGNYKVFDYERTCCWTCQECPENNYVQDGLTCKTCEQGERANPEKTGCESLPRRHIAQSWFIMVMIIASLGIICTLAVSVLFIVNKDTPVVKASGRELTCALVFGLLSCYVSSFFLLAEPSVTVCVIQRFGMGFSFCLCYAAVLIRTNRIARIFERGIRSTKPPMLIKPASQIAILVVFISIDIVFAGISLAKWPPEAIFADPTKKDVLFICNIQIYDIVYTLTYNSCIILLCTVYAFRTRKTPENFNEARYIAFAMYTTCIIWVSFLPVQFGVNKDYATITISINTTLNATTLLLCILVPKVYILVFRPARNLPSKSLNSWRTQDNQPVQVTGFKSQSGSQSTEVKCKEIDKGINNRAQENEKSQQESAI